A segment of the Trifolium pratense cultivar HEN17-A07 linkage group LG7, ARS_RC_1.1, whole genome shotgun sequence genome:
ataagatggttttgaagtacaacctataattagaatcataattgttttttttttgtacaattataatcattatttaaaaccagttaaatggtttcagatagttatacactaaaaccatttgtattgtaaaatggttttagtgtgtttttatggttttaaaaattctggaaaccattatgttggttaaatggtttcaaatcacaattattgtttgtattctaattatagggttgtactctaaaaccatcttatacacttaatggttttggagtgcatatctctgaaaccattcccacaacaaaatggtttaggctagaaatgtggaggggacaaaaaaaataaaattggggggcaaaagtcatattgggggtgtacgagaaattttgggggtgcatgagaaatttgggggtgcatgagaaatttgggggtgcacaagtaatttggggggtgcatgagaaatttgggggtgtgctagtaatttggggggtgcacaagtaatttggggggtgcactaagtaacttatgcatggtgcataaggatagcttatgtataataaccaatccccACGTTGGCATGTGTAGAGTAGGTGGTTAATACTATTATGGTGTATTGTGCATAATAGTTAGTGATAATGGGTATGGCTTGCAGCAAATGAAAAAGTGGTTCATGTGTTTTGGATCCTGCTGCAAAAGTGGATTGTGCAGATAAGTGGATTATGGAGATAATTGATTCATGTGTGTTTCACAAATTTATTAGTAAAGTTTATACAAATCAGACTTCCTTATTCTctcacattaattttttttttttttaattattaggtAGCAAAAGAAGCTGATATGACATCTAACTTCTAAGCCACTTAAGCGACTTGTCATGTCAGCGTtgaattgatcaaaattgagctTTTGCAAAAGAGGATAAACAACTAAACATAAGGGGCcataaatgttattttgaaaattatgggactaaaatcacaagtttttgaaaattaagaggaaaaaagtgcaatttagccaaacATCAACTTTGTTTGGgatatatactatatactatcaaactatgattaaaaaaaaacaaataatatgcTAGCAAAAATGGCAATTATTATACATGTAAAGAAGGAAAATGGTAAAATCAGATGCAACACCCATATGATATCACAATATGTTATATAAGCAAAAGGCAAAACTTGGCGCCTAATACCATTTTTTTAGCAAAGGTTATGCAAATGAACAAACTGAATTTCCAATAAACTACTAGTCCCGAAAACACTAGCCAAAAACACATAGAATACAGTTTGTTTTTCAAAGTTGTAACAAATGATCGTGTAGAGAAGAAACAACAACGCACAACTGATGAAAGAAGCATGATGTCAACTTCAGATAGCAAGTCTTGACAGTTCAACCAACAGTAACAGGCGAAGCAATCCTTACATTAAGTGTATGTTCTTCACTCACAAAAGCAACATATGATGAGCCGCCGGCTGTGAATCACAACATTTCCTGTGACTTCCGCACACAACGGCTAACCTTTTTCTTGAAATCATCTCTCCTGTCCCTCCACTCCTTCTGCAATATTAACATCACACAGGTCTAAGATAAACTTCAAAACAATATTTCAAACTGTCAAGGTTTTATAACGCGTCAATCAAAGATATTGGCAACAACAATTTGTATTTCTAGGATAGAGTTGTAGAGGGTTTCCCATAACAAAATATTACAGGATAATATGTTAAATTCTCCACTACTCAAATAAAAGACTCATACAATATATcctaactttcttttttttgtcgGACGACACCTATATTTTATTCAGAAATGATAGATATTACGAAGACAGTTTATACGAGGGTTTCCCATAACTATGATATTGATATTAGTTTTTCAGTTGTATGTAATCACTCAATTACTATTAGAGAAGTGCTATACTATACAGTACATGCTTGTATAATATGCAATTTCACATCCCACTCTTTATACTCTGTAGCTTTTTTTATACTCTGTAGCTATTATCAATGTACATTAGAACTTAACTTTAAATACTCAATCTTAAGGAAATATCTACATAAATAACTGGAGAATATGTATTATTAAAACAATCCAAGGAAAGAAAGattattttactaatatataaaataaccaAGTCTAAAACATAAAGAAATCAGAGTGGCGCAGCGGAAGCGTGGTGGGCCCATAACCCACAGGTCCCTGGATCAAAACCAGGCTCtgataaaaatgttatttatcttctttttttttcccccGTTTGgactttatataaaaaataaagtctaTAACATAACAACATTGGTAAAACTAAGAATTTGTGTGATTCTCAGACTCGAGATCAATATCGGGTTGTCTTTCCTTCTCTAGGCTACAAATAAGTATAAAGAGAAAAGTGTGGTGCAGATTGCAATATAAAGTCGCGTAAATAAGGAAAATGGTCAAACTTACCGCAGCTTCAACATTTGTACGGTTTAGCACACCTCTACCTTATTTTGGGTCAAGCAAGGCATAAAAAAAAGAGGTCACAAGGAAGTTCATCATCCCAGAAAGCCAGAACTAATTTTTATCATGTCAGATAATGCCAACACGCAGGCATCGAAATCTCACCCTACACATGCGTATTCAGCCTGCTTCAACCAGCTTGGGAAGGTTTAAAAACTGCCCTCACAAGTCACAATGAGACAGTGTAAGAGTGCATGCACCAGTCTCACCCTACGAAAGTAATGCTAAGCCTAAAACTGAGAGTGGATTTTTCTGCTAGTTTATTTCCTTCCAAATGCTCACCATATAATGACAATTGGGCTCGTAACACATCCCTTGCCTAGTGTAGGGATCTCGGTACACATGCCTGACTGAGAGGAATCTTATAACAGAAAGCAAAAAATTTCTCAACAGAAATGGAATTTTAAGAAATCTTTAAAAAGTAGGCAAAAGAAATGTGTCTCATTCAGCTAGTAGTAGTAACCCTTGTATCCAAGATGTTACGCGTATCAGCAGTGTATCGTGCCGAGTCTTTACTAGTTTAacacatattttaaattttaaacatgtCCTCTAAATTATGAAATGATGGATAAGTTATAAGATTATGGTTGATAGttgtataaatatatttaaaatattcttATAAGATTATGGTTGATTCATGTATTCATGATGTGGGTTAGGGTAAGCAGGATGTGTTTTAATATTCTCTTGTGACTAGGAAGGTTTTTCATCCCTGAACTTGTGGGGCAGGTAGGAGGAATGGGGAAGGGTTGTGTTCGGCAAAAACTTGTCCCTACTTAGTAACCCCATTGCTAAGTCTGCCGACATGCTAAAAGGAAAAGCAttctcatttttcttctgtgcttcATAACTCCAATTATAAAACACTGATTTTCATTTAAACCTAAAGTAATTTGAGTAACGCCTAAACTACgatattgatattatttttcaCTTGTATTTAATCACTCAAAAAATCCATCCTTACCAAAGATAGAAATTATCTCACTTTGTTATCTACTCGATTACTATTAGAAAAGTACTATACAGCACATGCTTGTATAATATGCAATTTCACATCCCACTCTTTACACGCTGTAGATATTATCAATGTACATTAGAACTTAACTTTATTAAATACTCAATCTTAAGGAATTATCTACATAAATAATTGGAGAATATGTATTATTAAAACTATCCAAGGACACGAGATTACTTTAATACTATATAAAATAACCAAGTCTATAACATAAAGAAATCAGAGTGGCGCAGCGGAAGCGTGGTGGGCCCATAACCCACAGGTCCCTGGATCGAAACTAGGCtctgataatattttttttttttttatatccttTTGgcctttatataaaaaaagtctATAACATTACAACATTGGTAAAACTAAGACTTTGCGTGATTCTCGGACTCGAGATCAATATCGGGTTATCTTTCCTTCTCTAGGCTACAAATAAGTGGAGTAGAAAGAGAAAACTGTGGTGCATATTGCAATATACAGTTGCGTAAATAAGGAAAATGGTCAAACTTACTGCAGCTTCAACATTTGCAGGAGATTCATCATTAGGCCCAGAAAGCATTGAAATGATACTCAACAATATACTCTCTACCTGCAAGACACCATACACAACACTTATTCAAAAGCAATTAAGAAGGTTTTAAAAGATTTACAAATAGCAAGTATGTCAAATCCCTCATGGTGGACAAGAAGTGGCATAGCATTTCCCAGTGACATCCGGCAAATTATGACTCATATCAAACTAACTTTGAAATTATTAACGATTAAATTAGCTTTAAGGCATTAAATATATGCTGTCTTTCGAGCAAATATCAATGATGGCTCTCCTTCAACTCATATCAAAGCTAGGTCATACTAAATAACTTAAGCCAGGGCGTGTTGTAGTATTTAACAAAAAAGCCAGACATTGATCAATCACATGGCCTTTAAGGCCTAACAAATCAGACAGCCTACTTAAAAAATGTAAGCCTACACATAAAAAGTTGAGCCTTTTAAGTTTACTTAGTGATAACTTTATGACTTATTTTCAAAGAGGGTTTCAAGTCGAGACGAAATTTTAAAAAGGCAAGCCAGGTCTAAAACAGCAACTCTATAGCAAGTAAACATATCAGGCTCGTGCCTTAGAAAGCTTGACCCACTCTAGCACATTTCCACCCTTATTAAACAAAAGCATGCTAAAGGAATACTAGACACTGCTAATCGGCAACGGCAATTCTATTACTAAGCTGATTTAGTCAGCAATATCAATGCAGAATCACCAACAGAATAATGAAGGGCATAATTCTCATCATGGGTATAAAGGAACTGAATTTATTATAGTTTTATATTTTCACATACTGTATGAACAGGTGTCCAGCGCTCACTTGCAAGCTCGTAACCATTTGGGTCATCCCCAGGAGGATGAAGAATAGATATACAAACCCGACCATCAGGATATACTGCAAAACGGAACAACATCATTCAACTTCATCTTTTAACCAAAGCAATATCACAAATGAGAAAAACCTATGATGCACAGACAAGATACGAGTATATCCGATACAATACGTATCAGATGTTGTTACTGTAATATGCATCAAGTATGATACACTCAACATTTGACGTATCCGTGCATCAGAGAGAAAAAACCAACCATTGGGATGCCATATATCTGAGGTGAATTTCACTGATGGTGGACTGTTTGGGTAGTTGGGCGGAAAGCTCATAATGGCATTGAAAAATCCTCCCTCGCTACAAGAAATTTAAAGAATTGACAAACAAATAAGCTGAATGATAACAGaaagtaaacaaaacaaaaactattaAAGCACTAAACTCCAAAACCAATTCAATTAATGATCAGCATAATCAATCTGTATTCCTTCTACCAGTTCATTTACTTCTTAATACAAGAAACACCAAAACCAAGCAATTCAAGAAAACTTTGAGTAACCCCCCAATaactataattaaaaaaacaatctttagaggaaaaacaaaaaccccatcaaagaaaatcaaataattaacaCTAAAAACCTAAGTAACAATTGGAATCATATAAATTTATGCAAATTAAAAGAAAGggtattaaatttaatttcttgattGATAGAAAAAGCTTACTAAAGAGTATCTGGTGGTCCAATTATGGTTACACTCCATTCAAAAATATTGGTTTCATCAACCAAACCAGCGGAAAAGCCATCAACAGGATGTTTACAAAGATCTGTAAGAAAAGTGAGGTTAATTAGAACATAGCGGAAAATTGACGCGAATGAAAAGTTTGAAGAAATTCAAAGAGAATTTGTTGAATACCTTTGAGCTGTTTTTGAAGGAGAAGGCTTGCTTGAGAGGCTGCCatggaaagagagagagagagaggttgaAGAGCTGAAGAAGGAGGGTTTGCTTGCTTGTGAGATTGTGAAGAtacaaaattggaaatttgttttttagaaaccgaaatttgttttcaaggcaaaaaaaaacttcggtttctacgaatcgaagtttttttaagggcaaaattggaaattcaggggataaaagattcatgggggtggggagagaaaacatcttcaTTCTATCGCGAACTCGCTTGGTGGGCCTATATTTTTTCGgcccaaaattaaaaaacttcggtttctacgaatcgaagtttttttaagggcaaaattggaaattcaggggataaaagattcatgggggtggggagagaaaacatcttcaTTCTATCGCGAACTCGCTTGGTGGGCCTATATTTTTTCGGCCCAAAATTAAAAAGGCCCTGAAATTCCGCCCGCAGGCCCATACATCTGGCTTCGTTGAAGAAAACTTGTGAAAATGAACCATGGAAGTAGAGACAAGAATCTAACTGACAATAGTCTATTAAACACGAAACAACCCAACACACCGTACACAGTTCCTATCACCGTCCCTTGGGCTTTAACATTTGCGGCCCTAAAAGCAGGTTCTCTACCCGAAATGTAGCTCACGGCCACCGGAAGCCCAACCCAAAACCCGCTTTCTTTGCTATATAATAAGCCCATGAAGACCGAAAGACCCAAAGCGAAAGAGTACTTAACTGCCGGGAGAAGATTTGagctttttaattttgtggCCAAATTAGCCCATTTATCCCTGCTTTTCAATAACTATTAAATTGATATTGAACAATTCATATTTTAacatcaatattttaaatttgaagatCTGAATCATCTCATCTCGATCAAGTAGTTACTTTTATGAAATGAGTTTAATGGGCTTACTAGGTAGCGCATGATGGTTGAAAAGATCTTAGTTCGCTTGGTTGCCAAAGACTTAGCACGAGAGATTAATCCTTGTGCAGAAATACTTTCCTCCTCACTAATTACACTTACTAGTAGCTTTAATCTCTTTACGATATTATTCGTTAATAGTTTGTAGTTTTTGTTCACATGCAGGAAACCATGAAAAAAACTTGGATCATAGAAGTTTTTTTCTTACATTTAGCATACTAAAAGCAACATCAATACAAAATTAgatactattaaaaataatttttactgaGGTATTAATTTTTACTAGTCAGTACATCATATAGAGTAGTGTAGTCTTGTTCATGCAAACTAAAATCTTATGAATAATCCAAACACTTGGCAGCTTATAGCTTCTAATAGATATGTGGGATATCCACGTGGGACAAGAATGAAGATGAGTGAAGAATCCACTAACAATAACTAACTAACACTActatgaaattaattaattaattaactaattaagtCTTGGCAGTTGTTGACAAGATATAGAGGGACACtgggctctgtttggtaacataAATAAGCTAGCTtgtagcttattatatgagcttataagcttgtttcaaaaaattagaggtgtttggtaacaagctttttgtactagcttatagctttttttcagatgctatttcaagtagcatttgagcttatagcttatagctttttacactttatttcaattttaccctttaatttaataactacccactctaaaaaaataaactacctactatcaattatgtaattttatatttaataaccactttaaaagctaattttaccaaacactttaatttcaataagctagcttttcagctatcagctataagctagcttttcagctatcagctagcttatcagctatcagctagcttatagcttatttttaccaaacagaccatCATCAATGCAAATGTTACTTAGTGTCActttagttaataaaaaaaatggcttCAATGCAATTTTGACCCGAAGTTTTAAAATTGTGGGACTTGGCCTCCCAAATTTTAATTGATTGCTAAATTTCACAATTGCTCGAATTTTGCCTCCAAATATCCAAAATCCCTTAATAAACTTCAATCCCAAATCAACTCCAAGCTTCATCTCCTCttccattttcatcttcaaCCCATTTTCATCTCCTCTGATTCCATCCTCCTTCTCTccaaattttttgttcttttccaATTTCATCATCGTTGTTCTCCCAAGAAAAAAGAGATATTTTTTTGACTGGTGTTGTGATGGGTGTTATTGCTACTCTGCACAAACTTTGTTGGTAGAATGCATTCTAAGGATTATGTGACATAATTGATTTGGTCTGAGTCAAATAGTGGTGGGTTGTTATAATTGTTGATGCTGGCTTTGCTTGGATGATTCTCATTATCATGTCTGATGGTAAATGCAGGTTTGGATAATTTGGCAAAGTGATTAATGCATGTTGGCATGTGTAGAGTAGGTGGTTAATACATATAGTGAGTGAGTGGTGTATGGTGTATTGTGCATAATAGGTAGTGATAATGGGTATGGTTTATAAGTGTTGCTGGCTTG
Coding sequences within it:
- the LOC123899172 gene encoding ubiquitin-conjugating enzyme E2 7; translated protein: MAASQASLLLQKQLKDLCKHPVDGFSAGLVDETNIFEWSVTIIGPPDTLYEGGFFNAIMSFPPNYPNSPPSVKFTSDIWHPNVYPDGRVCISILHPPGDDPNGYELASERWTPVHTVESILLSIISMLSGPNDESPANVEAAKEWRDRRDDFKKKVSRCVRKSQEML